A region from the Pelagovum pacificum genome encodes:
- a CDS encoding ABC transporter permease, producing the protein MEDIATSFAEALRLVLTGDAELLQVILLSLRVSLSAVALACLIGMPLGAVLAVLRFPGRRVLVLVLNAAMGLPPVVVGLALYMGFSRAGPLGALGLLYTPTAMIVAQTVLVTPIVAALSRAAIAELMEEFDETLRALRATKGQRIATLLWEARPALLTAGLAGMGRAFAEVGAVMIVGGNIDHVTRVMTTAIALETSRGELSLALGLGLVLLSLSLVLNAAALGLRPRAYGVAYAR; encoded by the coding sequence ATGGAGGACATCGCCACATCATTCGCCGAAGCGCTGCGGCTCGTGCTGACGGGCGACGCGGAGCTGTTGCAGGTGATCCTGCTGTCGCTGCGCGTATCGTTGTCGGCCGTGGCGCTGGCCTGCCTGATCGGCATGCCGCTCGGCGCAGTGCTGGCCGTGCTGAGGTTTCCGGGGCGGCGGGTGCTCGTGCTTGTGCTGAACGCCGCGATGGGGTTGCCGCCGGTGGTCGTCGGGCTCGCGCTCTACATGGGGTTCTCGCGCGCCGGGCCGCTCGGGGCGCTCGGCCTTCTCTATACGCCGACCGCAATGATCGTCGCACAGACCGTCTTGGTCACGCCGATCGTCGCTGCCCTGTCCCGCGCCGCCATCGCCGAGCTGATGGAGGAATTCGACGAGACCCTCCGCGCGCTGCGGGCCACAAAGGGCCAGCGGATCGCGACGTTGTTGTGGGAAGCACGGCCGGCGCTTCTGACGGCGGGACTGGCCGGGATGGGCCGCGCCTTCGCCGAGGTCGGGGCCGTGATGATCGTCGGGGGAAACATCGACCATGTCACGCGGGTGATGACGACGGCCATCGCGCTCGAGACATCGCGGGGGGAGCTGTCGCTGGCGCTTGGCCTCGGGCTGGTGCTGCTGTCGCTGTCGCTGGTTCTGAACGCCGCCGCGCTCGGGTTGAGGCCGAGAGCCTACGGGGTCGCCTATGCCCGCTGA
- a CDS encoding HD domain-containing protein — translation MHTELPYPALAQALLPNSFDTIDGAHDGAHLLRVWRNVVRISVAEGGDLEVLQAATLLHDCIWVDKRSPRRSMASTLAAEKAREVLGGLGWGADRRDGVCHAIEAHSYSAGIAPRTLEARILQDADRLDAIGFIGAALCFYIAGASNGAICDAIDPAAEHRPLDEAAFALDHFRTKLLTLGRHMQTATGSRLAEKRTQRLAAVYDGLLDEVG, via the coding sequence ATGCACACTGAATTACCCTATCCCGCGCTGGCGCAGGCGCTGCTGCCCAATTCGTTCGACACGATCGACGGGGCACACGACGGGGCGCACCTGCTTCGGGTCTGGCGCAATGTGGTGCGGATCTCCGTGGCGGAGGGCGGCGATCTGGAGGTGCTGCAGGCGGCGACGCTGCTGCATGACTGCATATGGGTCGACAAACGCTCGCCCCGGCGGTCGATGGCCTCCACCCTCGCGGCAGAGAAGGCGCGCGAAGTGTTGGGCGGGCTCGGCTGGGGCGCTGACCGGAGGGACGGGGTCTGTCACGCGATCGAGGCGCACAGCTATTCAGCCGGGATCGCGCCACGGACACTCGAGGCGCGGATTTTGCAGGACGCGGACCGGCTCGACGCGATCGGCTTTATCGGCGCAGCGCTGTGCTTCTACATCGCCGGGGCCAGCAATGGTGCGATCTGCGATGCGATCGATCCGGCGGCGGAGCACCGGCCACTCGACGAGGCGGCCTTCGCGCTCGACCACTTCCGCACCAAGCTGTTGACGCTCGGCAGGCACATGCAGACTGCCACCGGATCACGGCTGGCCGAGAAACGGACACAGCGCCTCGCGGCTGTCTACGACGGTTTGCTGGACGAGGTCGGCTGA
- a CDS encoding DEAD/DEAH box helicase, whose product MAATNFELKEYQQTTLNRLRSFLRDASAIGPDGANLAFYKATNMPYRHAPVIADGTPYICLRIPTGGGKTVMGAYAVGIAAQEFMEVKNPMVLWLVPSTPILEQTVAALKDPDHPYRAALAKDFGRNVSVLTKGEALAMSRADAVGGACVIVSTIQSFRREKDNGKPNEEGLKVYQDAGSLMDHFSGLTEAQEARLEQVEGAGRPVASLANLLRLHRPMVIVDEAHNARTALSFDTLARFSPSLILELTATPQTEHKPPRDKHASNILYSVSAAELKAEEMIKMPIKLTTDSNWQKTIGAAYDCREALEEAAKAEQAETGEYIRPIILFQAQSASATDATRITYDKVEQHLKDRGIPEAEIAVHTGPRKDLDAYEIADHDCRIRYIITVSKLKEGWDCPFAYVLCSVAEQVSATAIEQVLGRVLRMPKAQRKRRDALNQAYAFVASKSFDSTAQMLKDGLVEGAGFNKMEADQIVSPQGDMGFADAADDFEHESDPLVEDETPAQEVEEAIAKLPTSVRNRVAYDPEKRSMTYKGPMTRESKNLLQLALAKSPKASRAIDRLYAKTNNFQLAASQDDEKPPFIVPMLGFRKQGELQLFSKEHFLDLPWRLDECDPSDITTRFKIVDESQSGEIDVSDKGKVEIDFAKRVQGELAAVVQEPAWTLPRLANFIDSGIRHPDITKPSAILFIIKAIEALIASGHDFHVLARNKHDLRRAISQFIADLRGERETGNYSALFATNAEDFATHSDLSMIFDEQSYAFNQPYAGARKFNKHYTPLIGDLKPTGEEFDCAAYLDSMDEVRFWIRNVEGKKTSFWLQLPHQKFYPDFMAMLVDGRILAVEYKGGHLYEGEGDKRRIGAVWADASGGKCLFCMPTERKFDLIDQTIL is encoded by the coding sequence ATGGCCGCAACGAACTTCGAGTTGAAAGAATACCAGCAGACGACGCTCAACCGCTTGCGATCTTTCCTGCGTGATGCCAGCGCTATCGGCCCAGACGGAGCGAACCTCGCTTTTTATAAAGCCACAAACATGCCCTACCGCCATGCCCCCGTGATCGCGGACGGCACGCCATATATTTGCCTGCGCATTCCTACTGGGGGCGGCAAGACCGTGATGGGCGCATACGCTGTCGGAATTGCCGCGCAGGAGTTCATGGAGGTCAAGAACCCCATGGTCTTGTGGCTGGTGCCATCGACTCCGATCCTTGAACAAACCGTCGCCGCGTTGAAGGACCCCGATCACCCCTACCGCGCGGCCCTCGCCAAGGACTTCGGTCGCAATGTCTCGGTCCTGACCAAGGGCGAGGCGCTGGCCATGTCCCGCGCAGATGCCGTGGGCGGTGCATGTGTCATCGTCTCGACTATTCAGTCATTCCGGCGCGAGAAGGACAACGGAAAGCCCAATGAAGAAGGCCTGAAGGTCTATCAGGACGCCGGAAGCCTGATGGACCATTTCAGCGGCCTCACAGAGGCGCAGGAAGCCCGCCTGGAGCAGGTAGAGGGCGCTGGCCGACCCGTGGCATCTCTTGCGAACTTGTTGCGCCTGCACCGGCCCATGGTCATCGTCGATGAAGCCCACAACGCCCGCACAGCCCTGTCGTTCGATACGCTGGCGCGGTTCAGTCCTTCGCTCATCTTGGAACTAACAGCCACGCCGCAGACCGAACACAAACCGCCACGCGACAAGCACGCGTCGAACATCCTCTATTCCGTATCGGCCGCCGAGTTGAAGGCGGAAGAAATGATCAAGATGCCGATCAAGCTGACAACTGACAGCAACTGGCAAAAGACCATAGGCGCAGCCTACGACTGCCGCGAGGCTTTGGAGGAAGCGGCGAAGGCAGAGCAGGCGGAAACAGGCGAATACATCCGACCTATCATTTTGTTTCAGGCACAAAGCGCGTCGGCGACGGATGCAACTCGGATCACCTACGACAAGGTTGAACAGCACCTGAAAGACCGGGGAATCCCAGAGGCCGAAATCGCCGTCCATACTGGCCCCCGCAAAGACCTCGACGCTTACGAGATCGCCGACCACGATTGCCGCATTCGATACATCATCACCGTGTCGAAGTTGAAAGAAGGCTGGGATTGCCCCTTTGCCTATGTCCTGTGTTCTGTGGCCGAGCAGGTTTCAGCTACAGCGATTGAACAGGTGCTTGGCCGCGTATTGCGGATGCCCAAGGCACAGCGAAAGCGCCGCGATGCGCTCAATCAGGCTTACGCCTTTGTTGCGTCCAAGAGTTTCGACAGCACTGCCCAGATGCTGAAAGACGGTCTCGTCGAAGGTGCAGGCTTCAATAAGATGGAAGCCGACCAGATCGTCTCGCCGCAGGGCGACATGGGCTTTGCCGACGCCGCCGACGACTTCGAGCACGAATCTGATCCGCTGGTGGAAGACGAAACGCCAGCACAGGAGGTCGAAGAAGCGATTGCAAAATTGCCCACATCAGTGCGGAATCGCGTCGCCTACGATCCTGAGAAACGGTCGATGACCTACAAGGGGCCGATGACCCGTGAGAGCAAGAACTTGCTTCAGCTGGCCTTGGCGAAATCTCCAAAAGCCAGTCGCGCGATTGATCGTCTCTACGCGAAGACGAACAACTTTCAACTGGCCGCATCACAGGACGACGAGAAACCGCCATTCATCGTGCCGATGCTTGGCTTTCGAAAACAGGGCGAATTGCAACTCTTTTCGAAGGAGCATTTCCTCGACCTGCCTTGGAGGCTGGATGAATGCGACCCATCCGACATCACGACCCGCTTCAAAATCGTCGATGAAAGCCAGAGCGGCGAGATTGATGTGTCGGACAAGGGGAAGGTTGAGATCGACTTTGCGAAGCGGGTTCAGGGCGAACTTGCCGCCGTCGTTCAAGAACCTGCATGGACCCTACCGCGACTCGCCAACTTCATCGACAGTGGCATTCGTCATCCTGATATCACAAAGCCAAGCGCAATCCTTTTTATCATCAAAGCCATCGAAGCCCTGATCGCTTCGGGCCATGACTTCCATGTGTTGGCAAGAAACAAGCATGATCTGCGCCGTGCCATATCCCAGTTCATCGCCGACTTGCGGGGGGAGCGTGAGACAGGCAACTACTCCGCCCTCTTCGCAACCAACGCCGAGGACTTCGCAACACATTCAGACTTGTCGATGATTTTCGACGAGCAGTCATACGCCTTCAATCAGCCCTATGCAGGAGCGCGTAAGTTCAACAAACACTACACGCCGCTGATCGGCGACCTGAAACCCACGGGGGAGGAGTTCGATTGTGCCGCCTACCTCGACTCCATGGACGAGGTGCGGTTCTGGATCAGGAATGTAGAAGGCAAGAAAACTTCGTTCTGGCTTCAACTACCGCACCAAAAGTTCTATCCCGACTTCATGGCCATGCTCGTTGACGGCCGGATTCTCGCCGTAGAATACAAAGGGGGCCATCTCTACGAAGGGGAAGGCGACAAGCGCCGGATCGGCGCAGTTTGGGCAGATGCAAGCGGCGGAAAGTGTTTGTTCTGCATGCCGACCGAGCGGAAGTTCGATCTGATCGACCAGACCATCTTATAA
- a CDS encoding site-specific DNA-methyltransferase, translated as MPTLDWIGKKAVVNHHREVPYRLIHCDGKLSAGDPDAGNLLVQGDNLEALKALLPYYAGRVKCIYIDPPYNTGNEGWVYNDNVASPEIKAWLGKVVGKEAEDLSRHDKWLCMMYPRLRLLREFLREDGAIFISIDDDENHRLRMMLDEIFGSQNFVATLVWQKKYAPANDAKYFSDDHDYVIVYARQKPQWSPNKISRSEAQDEKYRNPDNDPRGRWQSDNYTSNKNKQERPNGWYAVKNPNTGEEIWPSPTAVWRYPEGTYRKHVDDNRIYWGVNGANSTPRYKRFLFEVGGVVPRTVLLHNDVGHNQAAKRQILEIFHGQSEVFATPKPSTLIQRILEIGSAPGDLILDSFAGSGTTGHSVLDLNKREGGNRRFILVEMDEAIAPDITAERLRRAINGYDKSGDPEKPVAPLGGGFRYCRLGSPLFNEFGDIDGSVVFPDLAAHVFFSETGSPLPAKVDGSTHFIGTHKNTAVYLLFSPAEQGFAREASGNVLTPEALANLPAPSNDFGGVRIVYAEGCTVSAERLKAEGVIFKQIPYQIEGN; from the coding sequence ATGCCCACACTGGACTGGATCGGTAAGAAGGCCGTCGTCAATCATCACCGCGAAGTGCCTTACCGCCTGATCCACTGCGATGGAAAGCTGTCAGCGGGCGATCCAGACGCTGGCAACCTGCTGGTGCAGGGCGACAACTTGGAGGCGTTGAAGGCACTTCTGCCCTACTACGCGGGCAGGGTGAAATGCATCTACATCGACCCGCCCTACAACACGGGGAACGAGGGCTGGGTCTATAACGACAATGTCGCATCTCCAGAGATCAAGGCTTGGCTTGGCAAGGTCGTAGGCAAGGAAGCCGAAGACCTGTCCCGCCATGATAAATGGCTCTGCATGATGTATCCACGCCTGCGACTATTGCGAGAGTTTCTGCGGGAAGACGGCGCAATTTTCATTTCCATCGACGACGATGAAAATCATCGTCTTAGAATGATGCTGGACGAGATATTTGGGTCGCAAAACTTTGTTGCGACGCTTGTTTGGCAGAAGAAATACGCGCCAGCAAATGACGCAAAATATTTCAGCGATGATCATGACTATGTAATCGTATATGCGAGACAGAAGCCGCAGTGGTCGCCAAACAAGATCTCTCGATCCGAGGCACAAGATGAAAAATACAGGAACCCGGATAATGATCCACGAGGGCGATGGCAATCCGATAACTACACTTCCAATAAGAACAAGCAGGAAAGGCCTAACGGCTGGTATGCGGTGAAAAACCCAAATACAGGCGAAGAAATCTGGCCATCGCCCACGGCGGTCTGGCGATACCCCGAAGGAACATACAGAAAACATGTTGATGATAACCGTATCTATTGGGGGGTAAACGGTGCGAACTCCACTCCCCGATATAAGCGGTTCTTGTTCGAGGTTGGTGGCGTTGTTCCGCGAACGGTGCTTCTCCACAATGATGTTGGCCATAATCAAGCCGCCAAAAGGCAAATATTAGAAATCTTTCATGGTCAATCCGAGGTGTTTGCAACACCCAAACCATCCACTTTGATTCAAAGGATTCTTGAGATTGGTTCCGCACCCGGCGACCTCATTCTTGACTCCTTCGCAGGTTCCGGAACAACAGGTCATTCCGTCCTTGATCTCAATAAGCGGGAGGGCGGAAACCGTCGTTTTATTCTTGTCGAGATGGATGAAGCCATCGCCCCCGACATCACCGCCGAACGACTTCGTCGTGCTATAAACGGCTATGACAAGAGCGGCGATCCGGAAAAGCCAGTTGCACCTCTTGGCGGCGGCTTCCGCTATTGCCGCCTCGGCTCTCCCCTGTTCAACGAGTTTGGCGACATCGACGGTAGTGTGGTCTTCCCTGACCTTGCCGCGCATGTATTCTTTTCCGAAACCGGATCGCCCTTGCCAGCCAAGGTTGATGGCTCAACCCATTTCATCGGCACCCACAAGAACACGGCTGTCTATTTGTTGTTCTCGCCCGCCGAACAGGGCTTTGCCCGCGAGGCTTCGGGCAATGTCCTCACGCCTGAGGCGCTGGCGAACCTGCCTGCCCCATCCAATGATTTCGGTGGCGTTCGGATCGTCTACGCCGAAGGCTGCACCGTCAGCGCCGAGCGCCTGAAAGCGGAAGGCGTGATCTTTAAGCAAATCCCCTACCAGATCGAGGGGAACTGA